A portion of the Nitrospira defluvii genome contains these proteins:
- a CDS encoding CBU_0592 family membrane protein has product MVMQVISVAGALMVLLAYGLNQAGTWRELDAGYLALNIMGSLLLGIVAIEDRRVGFVLLEFAWAGIALVGVARAIRARRAAHSLES; this is encoded by the coding sequence ATGGTCATGCAGGTCATATCGGTGGCCGGAGCGCTGATGGTGCTCCTGGCCTACGGGTTGAATCAGGCCGGTACGTGGCGGGAACTGGACGCCGGTTACCTGGCGCTGAATATCATGGGGTCGCTGCTGCTGGGGATCGTAGCGATAGAAGATCGACGGGTGGGGTTCGTGTTGTTGGAATTTGCGTGGGCTGGGATAGCTCTGGTCGGAGTGGCTCGGGCAATTCGAGCCCGACGTGCCGCGCACAGCCTCGAATCATAG